A single region of the Alkalinema sp. FACHB-956 genome encodes:
- a CDS encoding type II toxin-antitoxin system VapC family toxin, producing the protein MSEMIVLDTHIWIWLVNRNLDNFPGAWVDQLASAQRIGVSPVSCYEITLAQEKGRLKLPFTVQEWFQGALAPLGIEIFPLTPSIAARAVQLSPIHKDPFDRMIIATALEYQAKLASVDGVFSQYTELTGYLMESSG; encoded by the coding sequence ATGTCTGAAATGATAGTTTTAGATACTCACATTTGGATTTGGCTGGTGAATCGAAATCTTGATAATTTTCCAGGAGCGTGGGTTGATCAGCTGGCATCCGCCCAACGGATTGGGGTTTCGCCAGTATCGTGTTATGAGATTACTTTAGCTCAGGAGAAAGGGCGGCTCAAGCTACCTTTTACAGTCCAGGAATGGTTTCAAGGAGCGCTTGCGCCATTAGGAATTGAGATTTTTCCGTTGACTCCAAGCATTGCAGCTCGAGCGGTTCAATTGTCACCTATCCATAAAGATCCGTTCGATCGAATGATTATTGCAACGGCTCTAGAGTATCAGGCAAAGCTGGCAAGTGTAGATGGTGTATTTTCCCAATATACTGAATTAACTGGCTATTTGATGGAGTCTTCTGGGTAA
- a CDS encoding universal stress protein, protein MVKKILVALDRTENSQQVLEEAIAIAKATGASLTLLHAFSFFDPEYADIAYQYPNMKVPLLQDEAVMFYLEQWQTIEKASQEYLHHHAEQAQAQGVTTDYIQQLGHPEQIICEVAKQRSIDLIVIGRRGRRGLSEILLGSVSNYVMHHAQCSVLVVQTESEKIDVGEKEDQ, encoded by the coding sequence ATGGTTAAAAAAATTTTAGTCGCATTGGATCGCACGGAAAATAGTCAGCAGGTACTAGAGGAAGCGATCGCGATCGCCAAGGCAACGGGGGCATCCCTCACCTTGCTCCATGCTTTTTCGTTTTTTGATCCGGAATATGCCGATATTGCCTATCAATACCCCAACATGAAAGTGCCCTTGCTCCAGGATGAAGCGGTGATGTTTTACCTAGAACAGTGGCAAACGATCGAGAAAGCCAGTCAGGAATACCTACACCACCACGCGGAACAAGCCCAAGCCCAAGGGGTAACAACGGATTATATTCAACAACTGGGACACCCTGAACAAATCATCTGTGAAGTTGCTAAACAACGGTCAATTGATTTGATTGTGATTGGTCGGCGGGGACGCCGGGGATTGTCGGAAATACTACTGGGTAGCGTCAGTAATTACGTCATGCACCATGCTCAATGTTCAGTTTTAGTCGTGCAAACGGAGTCGGAAAAAATAGACGTTGGCGAAAAGGAAGATCAATAG
- the ppsA gene encoding phosphoenolpyruvate synthase gives METLFCQDNITATKECALVLPFSDVGIQDIPLVGGKNASLGEMIQQLTAKGVKVPMGFATTAYAYRYFIRGAGLEEKLRAIFATLDVEDVANLREVGKQARALILGTPFPQDLQDAIAAAYKQLCPQSGTNTDVAVRSSATAEDLPDASFAGQQETYLNVHGVHSVLEACHKCFASIFTDRAISYRQIKGFDHFSIALSVGVQKMVRSDLACSGVMFSIDTETGFKDAALITAAYGLGENVVQGAVNPDEYLVFKPTLQQGFKPILDKRLGSKEIKMVYDVGGSKQTKNVPVSDADRQQFALQDTEILQLAKWACVIEDHYSAVRETPTPMDIEWAKDGITHELFIVQARPETVQSQKTKNVLKSYRLGPIEAKVATPIVTGRAVGEMIGHGQARVILNVQEIDQFQAGEVLVTSRTDPDWEPIMKKASAIVTDQGGRTCHAAIIARELGIPAIVGCQTATTTIHNKQAVTVSCAEGEEGKVYNGILPFEVQEFELENLPRTQTQILMNVGNPQEAFSLSAIPNDGVGLARMEFIIANHIQAHPLALLNFDDLDDRVAQAKIADLTPQYENKADFFVDKLAFGIGTIAAAFYPKPVIVRLSDFKSNEYANLLGGRQFEPREENPMIGWRGASRYYDDRYREGFALECQAMKRVRNEMGLTNVVLMVPFCRTPEEGQRVLLEMSQHGLVRGENGLQVYVMCELPSNVMQADRFSEVFDGFSIGSNDLTQLTLGLDRDSALVAHLFDERNAAVKRMIAQAIATAKANGRKIGICGQAPSDYPEFAQFLVELGIDSISLNPDSVLKTTLEIDQAERKLQQG, from the coding sequence ATGGAAACTCTATTCTGTCAAGACAACATTACCGCTACCAAAGAATGCGCCCTCGTCCTGCCGTTCAGCGATGTCGGAATCCAAGATATTCCGTTAGTAGGAGGGAAAAACGCATCCTTGGGCGAAATGATCCAACAATTGACCGCCAAGGGAGTCAAGGTACCGATGGGATTTGCAACCACTGCTTACGCCTATCGGTATTTTATTCGGGGAGCCGGATTGGAAGAAAAACTGCGGGCCATTTTTGCCACGTTGGACGTGGAAGATGTGGCCAATCTACGGGAGGTGGGTAAACAGGCAAGGGCCCTCATTTTAGGAACTCCTTTTCCCCAGGATCTGCAAGACGCGATCGCCGCTGCCTATAAACAGCTTTGCCCTCAGTCTGGCACAAATACCGATGTTGCAGTGCGTTCTAGTGCAACCGCTGAAGATTTGCCCGATGCCAGCTTTGCCGGACAGCAGGAAACCTACCTGAATGTCCATGGTGTGCATAGTGTATTGGAAGCGTGCCATAAGTGCTTTGCCTCAATTTTTACCGATCGGGCCATTTCCTATCGCCAAATTAAGGGATTCGATCACTTTAGTATTGCCCTTTCCGTGGGCGTACAAAAAATGGTGCGATCGGATTTAGCTTGTTCCGGTGTGATGTTTTCCATTGATACGGAAACCGGCTTTAAGGATGCGGCACTGATTACCGCTGCCTACGGTTTAGGGGAAAATGTGGTTCAAGGGGCCGTTAACCCGGATGAATATTTAGTCTTTAAACCCACATTGCAGCAAGGCTTTAAACCCATTCTCGATAAGCGGTTGGGCAGCAAAGAGATCAAAATGGTCTACGATGTGGGCGGTTCCAAGCAAACCAAAAACGTTCCCGTGTCCGACGCCGATCGCCAACAGTTTGCTCTGCAAGATACGGAAATTTTGCAACTGGCTAAATGGGCTTGTGTGATTGAGGATCACTATTCTGCGGTGCGGGAAACCCCAACCCCGATGGATATTGAATGGGCCAAGGATGGCATTACCCATGAACTCTTCATTGTCCAAGCGCGGCCCGAAACGGTGCAATCCCAAAAGACCAAGAACGTGCTGAAATCCTATCGCCTCGGCCCGATCGAAGCCAAGGTTGCCACCCCGATCGTTACAGGTCGTGCGGTGGGGGAAATGATTGGCCACGGCCAAGCGCGGGTGATTCTGAATGTGCAGGAAATTGACCAGTTCCAAGCGGGGGAAGTCCTCGTGACAAGCCGCACCGATCCCGACTGGGAACCGATTATGAAAAAAGCCAGCGCGATCGTGACGGATCAGGGCGGACGGACTTGCCACGCGGCGATTATTGCGCGGGAGTTGGGCATCCCGGCGATCGTGGGTTGTCAGACGGCCACGACCACGATTCACAATAAGCAAGCGGTGACCGTTTCCTGTGCGGAGGGGGAAGAGGGGAAAGTCTACAACGGCATTTTGCCCTTTGAAGTTCAGGAATTTGAATTAGAAAATTTACCCCGAACCCAAACGCAAATTCTCATGAACGTGGGTAATCCCCAGGAAGCGTTCAGTCTCTCGGCTATTCCCAATGATGGCGTTGGGCTGGCACGGATGGAATTTATTATTGCCAACCACATCCAAGCCCATCCCCTCGCGTTGTTGAACTTTGATGATCTCGACGATCGGGTTGCCCAGGCCAAAATTGCAGACCTCACTCCACAATACGAAAATAAAGCTGATTTCTTTGTGGATAAGTTAGCCTTTGGCATTGGCACGATTGCGGCGGCATTTTATCCCAAACCCGTGATTGTGCGGCTGTCGGACTTCAAGAGTAACGAATATGCCAACTTGCTTGGGGGGCGTCAGTTTGAACCCCGAGAAGAAAACCCGATGATTGGTTGGCGGGGAGCCTCGCGCTATTACGACGATCGCTATCGGGAAGGCTTTGCCCTAGAATGCCAAGCGATGAAACGGGTACGCAATGAGATGGGGCTGACCAATGTGGTGCTGATGGTGCCCTTCTGTCGGACGCCGGAAGAGGGGCAACGGGTACTGCTGGAAATGAGTCAGCATGGCTTAGTGCGGGGCGAAAATGGACTGCAAGTCTATGTGATGTGCGAATTGCCCAGTAACGTGATGCAGGCCGATCGCTTTAGTGAAGTCTTCGATGGCTTTTCCATTGGTTCCAATGACCTGACGCAATTGACCCTAGGACTCGATCGCGATTCTGCATTGGTGGCCCATCTGTTCGACGAACGCAATGCTGCGGTTAAACGCATGATTGCCCAAGCGATCGCCACGGCCAAAGCCAACGGACGCAAAATCGGCATCTGTGGCCAAGCCCCTAGCGACTATCCAGAATTCGCCCAATTTCTGGTGGAACTGGGGATTGATTCCATTAGCCTCAACCCAGATTCTGTGCTGAAGACGACCCTAGAGATCGATCAAGCAGAACGCAAGTTACAACAAGGCTAG